The following proteins are co-located in the Vallicoccus soli genome:
- a CDS encoding endonuclease/exonuclease/phosphatase family protein: MRLATFNLLHGVSLGDGTADEGALRRAAAALDADVVGLQEVDRHQPRSGGVDQVRAVAEAVGAPHHRYVPALAGTPGPVRSWAALHGEEIPDGPTYGVGLVSRLPVLRWAARRFDPAPVSMPLLVPADPRPRLMRIPDEPRAAVAAVVDAPGGPLTVLTAHLSFVPGTNARQLRALARWARTFPAPRVLLGDFNLPGALPRLLIGWEQLGRVPTYPSYRPRVQFDHVLADGLPAGASWRVGAQRLDVSDHCALTVDLHLVEEAAGVHGGAPATER; this comes from the coding sequence GTGCGGCTCGCGACCTTCAACCTCCTGCACGGGGTGTCCCTCGGCGACGGCACGGCCGACGAGGGCGCGCTGCGGCGCGCCGCGGCGGCGCTCGACGCGGACGTCGTCGGGCTGCAGGAGGTCGACCGGCACCAGCCGCGCTCGGGCGGGGTCGACCAGGTCCGCGCGGTCGCCGAGGCGGTCGGCGCGCCGCACCACCGCTACGTCCCGGCACTGGCCGGCACGCCGGGCCCGGTGCGGTCCTGGGCGGCGCTGCACGGCGAGGAGATCCCGGACGGGCCGACGTACGGGGTCGGGCTCGTCTCGCGCCTGCCCGTGCTGCGCTGGGCCGCGCGCCGCTTCGACCCGGCGCCGGTGTCGATGCCGCTGCTCGTGCCCGCCGACCCGCGCCCGCGCCTCATGCGCATCCCCGACGAGCCGCGCGCCGCCGTCGCCGCGGTGGTCGACGCCCCCGGCGGGCCGCTCACCGTGCTGACGGCGCACCTGTCCTTCGTGCCGGGCACCAACGCGCGCCAGCTGCGCGCGCTCGCGCGCTGGGCGCGGACCTTCCCCGCGCCGCGCGTCCTGCTCGGCGACTTCAACCTGCCGGGGGCGCTGCCGCGACTGCTCATCGGCTGGGAGCAGCTCGGACGGGTCCCGACCTACCCGTCGTACCGGCCGCGGGTGCAGTTCGACCACGTGCTCGCCGACGGCCTGCCGGCGGGCGCCTCCTGGCGGGTGGGCGCGCAGCGCCTCGACGTCTCGGACCACTGCGCGCTCACCGTGGACCTGCACCTCGTCGAGGAGGCCGCGGGCGTGCACGGGGGCGCCCCGGCCACCGAGCGGTAG
- a CDS encoding UvrD-helicase domain-containing protein, whose translation MPAPRFSAVELSRRLGQAHPPTPEQARCIEHLDGDGRLAPHLVVAGAGSGKTETMAARVVWLVANRLVRPERVLGLTFTSKAAGELAERVRRRLRDLARSGVLPPDDEGEDWLLGEPAVSTYHAYAARLFSEHALRIGREPSSRLLGEAVAWQFAGRVVDAHDGAMDAVDWAPATVVAAVRGLAGDLAEHLVEPAEVSAFARDLEERVLALPPGEGFRGKGAVYADTQGLLDLLRRRTQLLPLVEAFAARKRAADALDHGDQVALAARIAREHPEVGRQERARYDVVLLDEYQDTGTAQRVLLTSLFGEGHPVTAVGDPCQSIYGWRGASAGALRRFGTDFPHRSGAPSEQLDLTTSFRNGGRILAVANRLSAPLRAQGVPVRDLRPGPRGEASGEVVHACFADAQEEARWVAATVRDLVAPAEGPARYAPAQVAVLARARSQFDRLEQALRAQGLPVEVSGLGGLLSTPEVGDVVATLAALSDPGAGPAVLRLLTGARWRLGPRDLDALARRARRLARPLPPAVAPGAGATGAAAPAAAPGDADVERLSLVEALDDPGPAGDYSAAGWERLSGLRRELRSLRARADQSLPDLVADVVRTTGLDVEVAARPAGDPAGARAHLDRFLDVAAEFAETEEDPSVSAFLAYLEAAAEHERGLDLGRVGPAGDAVQLLTMHGAKGLEWPVVVVPGMTRKVFPSTPRESPDWCRNAKLLPFPLRGDRDDLPALALQRAEDQRDVRDALAAHKDACAERHLLEERRLAYVAATRAEDLLVCTGYGWDHTSTWRGPSDFLLEVRAACEELGVGTDAGWAEPPEDPRANPLDAGPREASWPLDPLDPGARARLDAAAARVRAAMAAGGAGAPGGSAALVGAAGAVTGAGAEQVAEWTQEVDDLLAERARLQAHRGVVDVDLPAHLSVSQLVALRRDPDALARWLRRPVPLAPAPLARRGTAFHAWVEQRFGGARLLDVDELPGAADEGAAPDADLEELKERFLRGPWAERRPVPGGVEVPFEMLVGGVLVRGRMDAVFGGEDEDGPRWDVVDWKTGSPPSGEEARAAAVQLAAYRLAWHRLSGAPLHRVTAAFHYVRSGRTVRPADLLDADGLEALLRGVPTARD comes from the coding sequence CTGCCCGCGCCCCGCTTCTCGGCGGTCGAGCTCTCGCGCCGGCTCGGGCAGGCCCACCCGCCCACCCCGGAGCAGGCGCGGTGCATCGAGCACCTCGACGGCGACGGTCGCCTCGCCCCGCACCTCGTCGTCGCCGGCGCCGGCTCGGGCAAGACCGAGACGATGGCCGCGCGGGTGGTCTGGCTCGTCGCCAACCGGCTGGTGCGCCCCGAGCGGGTCCTCGGGCTGACCTTCACCAGCAAGGCCGCGGGGGAGCTCGCCGAGCGGGTGCGCCGCCGCCTGCGCGACCTCGCGCGCAGCGGCGTCCTGCCGCCGGACGACGAGGGCGAGGACTGGCTCCTCGGCGAGCCCGCCGTGTCGACCTACCACGCCTACGCCGCGCGGCTCTTCTCCGAGCACGCCCTGCGCATCGGGCGCGAGCCCTCGTCGCGGCTGCTGGGCGAGGCCGTCGCCTGGCAGTTCGCCGGCAGGGTGGTCGACGCGCACGACGGCGCCATGGACGCCGTCGACTGGGCCCCGGCCACCGTGGTGGCCGCCGTGCGCGGGCTGGCCGGGGACCTGGCCGAGCACCTCGTTGAGCCCGCCGAGGTGAGCGCCTTCGCCCGGGACCTCGAGGAGCGCGTCCTGGCGCTGCCGCCGGGCGAGGGGTTCCGCGGCAAGGGCGCGGTCTACGCCGACACGCAGGGGCTGCTCGACCTGCTGCGCCGGCGCACCCAGCTGCTGCCGCTCGTCGAGGCCTTCGCCGCGCGCAAGCGCGCCGCCGACGCCCTCGACCACGGCGACCAGGTGGCGCTCGCGGCGCGGATCGCCCGCGAGCACCCGGAGGTCGGGCGCCAGGAGCGCGCGCGCTACGACGTGGTGCTGCTCGACGAGTACCAGGACACGGGCACCGCGCAGCGGGTCCTGCTCACCTCGCTCTTCGGCGAGGGGCACCCCGTGACGGCGGTCGGCGACCCGTGCCAGTCGATCTACGGCTGGCGCGGCGCGAGCGCGGGCGCCCTGCGCCGCTTCGGCACCGACTTCCCCCACCGCAGCGGCGCGCCGAGCGAGCAGCTCGACCTCACGACGAGCTTCCGCAACGGCGGGCGCATCCTCGCGGTGGCGAACCGGCTCTCGGCGCCGCTGCGGGCGCAGGGCGTCCCGGTGCGCGACCTGCGCCCCGGTCCCCGGGGCGAGGCGTCCGGCGAGGTCGTGCACGCCTGCTTCGCCGACGCGCAGGAGGAGGCCCGGTGGGTCGCGGCGACCGTCCGCGACCTCGTCGCCCCGGCGGAGGGGCCGGCCCGCTACGCGCCGGCGCAGGTCGCGGTCCTGGCGCGGGCGCGTTCGCAGTTCGACCGCCTCGAGCAGGCGCTGCGCGCGCAGGGCCTGCCCGTCGAGGTGTCCGGCCTCGGGGGGCTGCTGTCCACGCCCGAGGTCGGTGACGTCGTCGCCACCCTCGCCGCGCTGAGCGACCCGGGCGCCGGGCCGGCGGTCCTGCGCCTGCTCACCGGGGCCCGCTGGCGCCTCGGGCCGCGCGACCTCGACGCGCTCGCCCGCCGCGCCCGCCGGCTCGCGCGCCCGCTGCCGCCCGCCGTCGCCCCCGGCGCGGGCGCGACGGGCGCGGCAGCGCCCGCCGCCGCCCCCGGTGACGCCGACGTCGAGCGGCTCAGCCTCGTCGAGGCCCTCGACGACCCGGGCCCGGCCGGCGACTACTCCGCGGCGGGCTGGGAGCGCCTCTCCGGGCTGCGCCGCGAGCTGCGGTCGCTGCGGGCGCGGGCGGACCAGTCGCTGCCGGACCTCGTCGCGGACGTCGTGCGCACCACGGGCCTCGACGTGGAGGTCGCGGCGCGCCCCGCCGGCGACCCGGCCGGTGCCCGCGCGCACCTCGACCGGTTCCTCGACGTCGCCGCGGAGTTCGCGGAGACCGAGGAGGACCCCTCGGTCAGCGCCTTCCTCGCCTACCTCGAGGCGGCCGCCGAGCACGAGCGCGGGCTCGACCTCGGCCGCGTGGGCCCCGCGGGCGACGCGGTGCAGCTCCTGACGATGCACGGGGCCAAGGGCCTCGAGTGGCCCGTGGTCGTCGTGCCGGGGATGACCCGCAAGGTGTTCCCGTCGACGCCCCGCGAGAGCCCGGACTGGTGCCGCAACGCCAAGCTGCTGCCGTTCCCGCTGCGCGGCGACCGCGACGACCTGCCCGCGCTGGCCCTGCAGCGCGCCGAGGACCAGCGCGACGTCCGCGACGCGCTCGCCGCGCACAAGGACGCCTGCGCCGAGCGGCACCTGCTGGAGGAGCGCCGCCTGGCCTACGTGGCCGCCACGCGGGCCGAGGACCTGCTGGTCTGCACCGGCTACGGCTGGGACCACACGTCGACCTGGCGCGGGCCGTCGGACTTCCTGCTCGAGGTCCGCGCGGCGTGCGAGGAGCTCGGGGTCGGCACCGACGCGGGGTGGGCCGAGCCGCCGGAGGACCCGAGGGCCAACCCGCTCGACGCGGGGCCGCGCGAGGCGTCCTGGCCCCTCGACCCGCTCGACCCCGGCGCGCGGGCCCGGCTCGACGCCGCGGCGGCCCGGGTCCGCGCGGCGATGGCGGCGGGCGGCGCAGGGGCGCCCGGGGGCTCCGCAGCGCTCGTCGGCGCCGCCGGGGCCGTGACGGGCGCCGGCGCGGAGCAGGTCGCGGAGTGGACGCAGGAGGTCGACGACCTGCTGGCCGAGCGCGCCCGGCTCCAGGCGCACCGCGGGGTCGTCGACGTCGACCTGCCGGCGCACCTCTCGGTCTCGCAGCTCGTCGCCCTGCGCCGCGACCCGGACGCCCTGGCGCGCTGGCTGCGCCGCCCGGTGCCGCTGGCGCCGGCGCCGCTGGCCCGCCGCGGCACCGCGTTTCACGCCTGGGTGGAGCAGCGCTTCGGCGGGGCCCGCCTGCTCGACGTCGACGAGCTGCCCGGCGCCGCGGACGAGGGCGCGGCGCCCGACGCCGACCTCGAGGAGCTCAAGGAGCGCTTCCTGCGCGGGCCGTGGGCCGAGCGGCGCCCGGTGCCGGGCGGGGTGGAGGTCCCGTTCGAGATGCTCGTGGGCGGCGTGCTCGTGCGCGGGCGGATGGACGCGGTCTTCGGCGGCGAGGACGAGGACGGCCCGCGCTGGGACGTCGTGGACTGGAAGACGGGCAGCCCCCCGAGCGGCGAGGAGGCCCGGGCGGCGGCGGTGCAGCTGGCGGCGTACCGGCTCGCCTGGCACCGCCTGAGCGGAGCGCCCCTGCACCGCGTCACCGCGGCCTTCCACTACGTCCGCTCCGGGCGCACCGTGCGCCCCGCCGACCTGCTCGACGCGGACGGGCTCGAGGCGCTCCTGCGCGGGGTGCCGACGGCGCGGGACTGA
- a CDS encoding DEAD/DEAH box helicase: MLTAGTLADLVPSDPQPDALYEAFAGWAEGRGLALYPAQEEALIELVSGSNVVLSTPTGSGKSLVAAGAQFAALAQGRRSVYTAPIKALVSEKFFDLCAVFGAERVGMLTGDASVNPGAPIVCATAEVLANLALRRGAEADVGLVVMDEFHYYADPERGWAWQVPLLELPRAQFLLMSATLGDVRRFEDDLARRTGRQTTTVSSGERPVPLHFRYATTPLHETLEELLEGGDAPVYVVHMTQAAALERAQALMSTNVCSKEEKARIAEALGGFRFSAGFGKTLSRLIRHGVGVHHAGMLPRYRRLVEVLAQSGLLKVVCGTDTLGVGINVPIRTVLFTGLTKFDGVRQRVLKAREFHQIAGRAGRAGFDTSGLVVVQAPEHAIENERALAKAGDDPKKRRKVVKKKPPEGSVTWSRATYERLVAAEPEPLVSRMRVSFSMLLDVISRPGDAFTSMRHLLEDNHEERPRQLRLIRRAVSMYRALLTAGVVERLPEPDATGRTVRLTVDLQGDFALNQPLSPFALAAVSLLDKASPTYALDVLSVVEATLDDPRQVLRAQAHAARGEAVQAMKAEGIEYEERMELLEDVSWPKPLEELLQQAYETYRRGHPWVADHELSPKSVARDMHERAMTFTEYVGLYGLARSEGLVLRYLADAYRALRQTVPADARTEEVEDLIAWLGETVRQTDSSLLDEWERLVDPGAPAPTTSAVLDEGPPPVTANRRAFRVLVRNALFRRVELAALRRWDLLGELDGRDGWDADAWRDALAPYFDEHDEVGTGPDARGPALLLVTEEGRTWRVRQVLDDPAGDHDWGIAVEVDLDASDEAGTAVLRVTAVDRL, from the coding sequence ATGCTGACCGCCGGGACGCTCGCGGACCTCGTCCCCTCCGACCCCCAGCCGGACGCCCTCTACGAGGCGTTCGCCGGGTGGGCGGAGGGGCGGGGCCTCGCGCTGTACCCGGCGCAGGAGGAGGCGCTCATCGAGCTCGTCTCGGGCTCGAACGTCGTCCTCAGCACCCCCACCGGCTCGGGCAAGAGCCTCGTCGCGGCCGGCGCGCAGTTCGCCGCGCTGGCCCAGGGCCGGCGCAGCGTCTACACCGCGCCGATCAAGGCGCTCGTGTCGGAGAAGTTCTTCGACCTCTGCGCGGTCTTCGGCGCCGAGCGCGTCGGGATGCTCACCGGCGACGCGAGCGTCAACCCGGGCGCGCCCATCGTCTGCGCGACCGCCGAGGTGCTCGCGAACCTCGCGCTGCGCCGGGGCGCCGAGGCGGACGTCGGCCTCGTCGTCATGGACGAGTTCCACTACTACGCCGACCCCGAGCGCGGCTGGGCGTGGCAGGTGCCGCTGCTGGAGCTGCCGCGGGCGCAGTTCCTCCTCATGTCCGCCACCCTCGGCGACGTCCGGCGGTTCGAGGACGACCTCGCGCGCCGCACCGGGCGCCAGACCACCACCGTCAGCTCGGGCGAGCGGCCGGTCCCGCTGCACTTCCGCTACGCCACGACGCCGCTGCACGAGACGCTCGAGGAGCTGCTCGAGGGCGGCGACGCGCCGGTCTACGTCGTGCACATGACGCAGGCCGCGGCGCTCGAGCGGGCGCAGGCGCTCATGAGCACCAACGTCTGCTCCAAGGAGGAGAAGGCGCGGATCGCCGAGGCGCTGGGTGGCTTCCGCTTCAGCGCGGGCTTCGGGAAGACGCTCTCCCGGCTGATCCGGCACGGCGTCGGCGTGCACCACGCCGGCATGCTCCCCCGCTACCGGCGGCTCGTCGAGGTGCTCGCGCAGTCCGGCCTGCTCAAGGTCGTGTGCGGCACCGACACGCTCGGCGTCGGGATCAACGTGCCGATCCGCACCGTGCTCTTCACCGGGCTGACCAAGTTCGACGGTGTCCGCCAGCGCGTGCTCAAGGCCCGCGAGTTCCACCAGATCGCCGGTCGCGCCGGGCGGGCCGGCTTCGACACGTCGGGGCTCGTCGTCGTGCAGGCGCCGGAGCACGCCATCGAGAACGAGAGAGCGCTTGCCAAGGCGGGCGACGACCCCAAGAAGCGCCGCAAGGTCGTCAAGAAGAAGCCGCCCGAGGGCAGCGTGACGTGGAGCCGGGCGACGTACGAGCGCCTGGTCGCGGCCGAGCCCGAGCCGCTGGTGTCGCGCATGCGGGTCAGCTTCTCGATGCTGCTCGACGTCATCTCCCGCCCCGGCGACGCCTTCACCTCGATGCGGCACCTCCTCGAGGACAACCACGAGGAGCGGCCCCGCCAGCTGCGGCTCATCCGGCGGGCGGTCTCGATGTACCGCGCGCTGCTCACCGCCGGCGTGGTCGAGCGGCTGCCCGAGCCGGACGCGACCGGGCGGACCGTACGGCTCACGGTGGACCTGCAGGGCGACTTCGCCCTCAACCAGCCGCTGTCCCCCTTCGCGCTCGCCGCGGTCTCGCTGCTCGACAAGGCCTCGCCGACGTACGCCCTCGACGTGCTGTCCGTCGTGGAGGCGACGCTGGACGACCCGCGCCAGGTGCTGCGGGCCCAGGCGCACGCCGCCCGCGGCGAGGCCGTCCAGGCGATGAAGGCCGAGGGCATCGAGTACGAGGAGCGCATGGAGCTCCTCGAGGACGTCTCCTGGCCCAAGCCGCTCGAGGAGCTGCTCCAGCAGGCGTACGAGACCTACCGCCGCGGGCACCCCTGGGTCGCCGACCACGAGCTGTCGCCGAAGTCGGTGGCGAGGGACATGCACGAGCGGGCGATGACCTTCACCGAGTACGTGGGGCTCTACGGCCTGGCCCGCTCCGAGGGCCTCGTGCTGCGCTACCTCGCCGACGCCTACCGGGCGCTGCGCCAGACGGTCCCCGCGGACGCGCGCACCGAGGAGGTCGAGGACCTCATCGCGTGGCTCGGCGAGACGGTGCGCCAGACCGACTCCAGCCTGCTCGACGAGTGGGAGCGGCTCGTGGACCCCGGGGCGCCGGCGCCCACGACGAGCGCCGTGCTCGACGAGGGGCCCCCGCCGGTCACCGCGAACCGCCGCGCCTTCCGCGTCCTCGTGCGCAACGCCCTGTTCCGCCGGGTCGAGCTCGCGGCGCTGCGCCGCTGGGACCTGCTCGGCGAGCTCGACGGGCGCGACGGCTGGGACGCGGACGCGTGGCGGGACGCGCTGGCGCCGTACTTCGACGAGCACGATGAGGTCGGCACCGGCCCCGACGCGCGCGGCCCGGCGCTCCTGCTCGTCACCGAGGAGGGCCGCACCTGGCGGGTGCGCCAGGTGCTCGACGACCCGGCGGGCGACCACGACTGGGGCATCGCCGTGGAGGTCGACCTCGACGCCTCCGACGAGGCCGGTACGGCCGTCCTGCGGGTCACCGCCGTCGACCGGCTCTGA
- the nudC gene encoding NAD(+) diphosphatase — protein MTLPGLFLARSGVDRAAEQRRDDAWVAAAWAEPSTRVLVVAGGRALVRHADGRTRLVLVPAAGAPEGQRVLLGRAEDGTAYFAVAAEALPDPAGDGDGEEVQDAGLRELGAVLDDLEVGLLVNAVALEHWHRTHTHCPRCGAPTQVEAAGHVRRCPRDGSQHFPRTDPAVIMAVVDADDRLLLGRQATWPEGRYSTLAGFVEPGESLEAAVAREVLEESGIVVDDATYLGSQSWPFPQSIMLGFRARAASTAITTDDEEIVDALWLTREELGARVAEGSLRLPPAVSIARRLIEHWYGAEIDDGGGTWR, from the coding sequence GTGACCCTCCCCGGCCTCTTCCTCGCCCGCTCGGGCGTCGACCGCGCCGCCGAGCAGCGCCGCGACGACGCCTGGGTGGCGGCGGCCTGGGCGGAGCCGTCGACCCGGGTGCTCGTCGTGGCCGGCGGCCGGGCGCTCGTGCGGCACGCGGACGGGCGCACGCGCCTCGTGCTCGTCCCCGCGGCCGGGGCGCCCGAGGGGCAGCGGGTGCTGCTCGGGCGGGCCGAGGACGGCACGGCGTACTTCGCCGTCGCCGCCGAGGCGCTGCCGGACCCGGCTGGCGACGGGGACGGCGAGGAGGTGCAGGACGCCGGGCTGCGCGAGCTGGGGGCGGTGCTGGACGACCTGGAGGTCGGCCTGCTCGTCAACGCCGTCGCGCTCGAGCACTGGCACCGCACGCACACGCACTGCCCCCGCTGCGGCGCGCCGACGCAGGTGGAGGCCGCCGGGCACGTGCGGCGCTGCCCGCGCGACGGCTCCCAGCACTTCCCGCGCACCGACCCCGCGGTCATCATGGCGGTCGTCGACGCGGACGACCGGCTGCTGCTGGGCCGCCAGGCGACCTGGCCGGAGGGCCGCTACTCGACCCTCGCCGGCTTCGTCGAGCCGGGGGAGTCGCTCGAGGCGGCGGTGGCGCGGGAGGTCCTCGAGGAGTCCGGCATCGTGGTCGACGACGCGACCTACCTCGGCAGCCAGTCGTGGCCGTTCCCGCAGAGCATCATGCTCGGCTTCCGCGCCCGCGCCGCCTCCACCGCGATCACCACCGACGACGAGGAGATCGTCGACGCGCTGTGGCTGACCCGCGAGGAGCTCGGCGCCCGGGTGGCCGAGGGCTCGCTGCGCCTCCCGCCCGCGGTGTCCATCGCGCGCCGGCTCATCGAGCACTGGTACGGCGCCGAGATCGACGACGGCGGCGGCACCTGGCGCTGA
- a CDS encoding ATP-dependent helicase: MQQVAHDAAPAYRLVRREGAAAGPPDLDDAQRAVVGHERGPLLVLAGPGTGKTTTLVEAVVARIESGVDPERVLVLTFGRKAAGELRERVTARLARTLRQPLARTFHSYAFGVLRREAARDGDPPPRLLSGPEQDLVVRELLRGELAGEADSRWPAGLRAALTTRGFAQELRDLLLRCTERGVLPEDLDALGARLDRDDWRAAARFAHRYAEVSALAGEGAYDPSGLVRAVVDRLADPHDDLAERERAAYDWVFVDEYQDTDPAQEALLRHLVPPGGDLVVVGDPDQSIYGFRGADVRCIRRFPEVFPTRSGAPAPVVRLVTCRRSAPAVTTAATAVAEGLRGPRRGAALVPVPGRAPGAVDVLVTGSRSAEAALVAGALRRAHVVDGVPWSRMAVLLRSTRGRLPVLRRAMLAAGVPVGVAAEELPLGDQPGLRPLLDVLAVGVRLAAAPAGAPAPTGAAATAVLDEEVGLALLTGPLGRLDALGLRRLRRELRRAAFAAGEDRPAAELLAEALLHPAALAVQLADLPEPVRRPAERVAALLATAAAAAREPAATAESVLWAVWEASGLGARWQAASLHGGARGAAADRDLDAVMALFDAAARFVDRLPGAAAGAFLEHLRGQEIPGDTLAARAPEGEVVRVLSAHAAKGLEWDLVVVAGVQEGVWPDLRVRGSLLGTDDVVEAADAGERVPGSRLPGLLDEERRLLYVAVTRARERLVLTAVSDPEEGEVPSRFVDDVVLGEDDAAVVVPGGPGAPGAGEGATLGALRRSLPLPALVPRLRELGVDPAQPLATRRRARALLGQLRQVTRSLDLPSLVAELRSAVLDEALPGAVRDGAAAQLARLAAAGVPGADPAGWWAALPLSDEAPLRGADEVVEVSPSRVEAFVRCELRWLLESVGGQGPEAASQAVGSLVHDVAAVVGAGGGPVTREALLAELERRWPSLDLGSPWYSAQQRGRAEAMVDRLLAWWSANGRELVAVERAFAVDLPLEGGGAARVTGRVDRLERDAQGRAHVVDLKTGSSKPRADEVGEHPQLGAYQLAADRGAFAEEGLHGAGGASLVQLGAAGGKRGAVQEQRPLDEAEAPDWAGRLVARVATGMGGAAFTARENELCERCPVRTSCPLQEDGRQVVAP, translated from the coding sequence GTGCAGCAGGTCGCCCACGACGCCGCCCCGGCCTACCGCCTCGTCCGGCGCGAGGGCGCCGCCGCGGGCCCCCCGGACCTCGACGACGCCCAGCGGGCGGTCGTCGGGCACGAGCGCGGCCCGCTGCTCGTCCTCGCCGGGCCGGGCACGGGCAAGACGACGACGCTCGTCGAGGCGGTCGTGGCGCGCATCGAGTCCGGCGTGGACCCCGAGCGCGTGCTGGTCCTGACCTTCGGGCGCAAGGCGGCCGGCGAGCTGCGCGAGCGGGTCACCGCGCGCCTGGCCCGCACGCTGCGCCAGCCGCTCGCGCGCACCTTCCACTCCTACGCCTTCGGCGTCCTGCGCCGCGAGGCCGCGCGCGACGGCGACCCGCCGCCGCGGCTGCTGTCCGGTCCCGAGCAGGACCTCGTGGTACGCGAGCTGCTGCGCGGCGAGCTCGCCGGCGAGGCCGACAGCCGCTGGCCGGCGGGCCTGCGCGCGGCGCTGACGACCCGCGGCTTCGCGCAGGAGCTGCGCGACCTGCTCCTGCGCTGCACCGAGCGCGGCGTGCTCCCCGAGGACCTCGACGCGCTGGGCGCGCGGCTGGACCGCGACGACTGGCGCGCCGCGGCGCGCTTCGCCCACCGCTACGCCGAGGTGTCGGCGCTCGCGGGGGAGGGGGCGTACGACCCCTCGGGGCTCGTGCGCGCGGTGGTGGACCGGCTCGCCGACCCGCACGACGACCTCGCCGAGCGCGAGCGGGCGGCGTACGACTGGGTCTTCGTGGACGAGTACCAGGACACCGACCCGGCGCAGGAGGCGCTGCTGCGGCACCTGGTGCCGCCGGGCGGCGACCTCGTCGTGGTGGGCGACCCCGACCAGTCCATCTACGGCTTCCGCGGCGCCGACGTGCGCTGCATCCGCCGCTTCCCCGAGGTCTTCCCGACGCGCTCGGGCGCCCCGGCGCCCGTGGTGCGCCTCGTCACCTGCCGGCGCAGCGCCCCCGCCGTGACGACGGCCGCCACCGCGGTGGCCGAGGGGCTGCGCGGCCCGCGGCGGGGGGCGGCGCTCGTCCCCGTCCCCGGCCGGGCGCCGGGCGCGGTGGACGTGCTCGTGACGGGCTCGCGCAGCGCCGAGGCGGCGCTCGTCGCGGGGGCGCTGCGCCGCGCCCACGTCGTCGACGGGGTGCCGTGGTCGCGGATGGCGGTGCTGCTGCGCTCGACCCGGGGGCGCCTGCCGGTGCTGCGCCGCGCGATGCTCGCCGCCGGGGTCCCCGTCGGCGTCGCCGCCGAGGAGCTGCCGCTGGGCGACCAGCCGGGCCTGCGCCCGCTGCTCGACGTCCTCGCCGTCGGGGTGCGCCTCGCCGCGGCGCCCGCCGGCGCACCGGCGCCGACCGGCGCGGCCGCCACCGCGGTGCTCGACGAGGAGGTCGGGCTCGCCCTGCTCACCGGGCCGCTGGGGCGCCTGGACGCGCTGGGGCTGCGCCGCCTGCGCCGGGAGCTGCGCCGCGCCGCCTTCGCCGCGGGCGAGGACCGGCCCGCCGCCGAGCTGCTCGCCGAGGCCTTGCTGCACCCCGCCGCGCTCGCGGTCCAGCTCGCGGACCTGCCCGAGCCCGTGCGCCGGCCCGCCGAGCGCGTCGCGGCCCTCCTCGCGACCGCCGCGGCCGCGGCGCGCGAGCCCGCCGCCACCGCGGAGTCGGTGCTGTGGGCGGTCTGGGAGGCGTCCGGCCTGGGGGCGCGCTGGCAGGCCGCCAGCCTGCACGGCGGGGCCCGCGGCGCGGCGGCCGACCGCGACCTCGACGCGGTGATGGCGCTCTTCGACGCGGCCGCGCGCTTCGTCGACCGCCTGCCCGGGGCCGCCGCGGGGGCCTTCCTCGAGCACCTGCGGGGCCAGGAGATCCCGGGCGACACGCTGGCGGCGCGGGCCCCCGAGGGCGAGGTGGTCCGCGTCCTGAGCGCCCACGCCGCCAAGGGGCTGGAGTGGGACCTCGTCGTCGTGGCCGGGGTGCAGGAGGGGGTGTGGCCCGACCTGCGCGTGCGCGGGAGCCTGCTCGGCACCGACGACGTCGTCGAGGCGGCGGACGCGGGCGAGCGCGTGCCCGGCTCGCGGCTGCCCGGCCTGCTCGACGAGGAGCGCCGGCTGCTCTACGTGGCGGTCACCCGCGCCCGCGAGCGCCTCGTGCTCACGGCCGTGTCCGACCCGGAGGAGGGCGAGGTGCCCTCGCGCTTCGTCGACGACGTGGTGCTCGGCGAGGACGACGCGGCCGTCGTGGTCCCCGGCGGGCCGGGCGCACCCGGAGCCGGCGAGGGGGCCACGCTCGGGGCGCTGCGCCGCAGCCTGCCCCTGCCGGCGCTGGTGCCGCGGCTGCGCGAGCTCGGGGTCGACCCGGCCCAGCCGCTCGCGACCCGCCGCCGCGCCCGGGCGCTGCTCGGGCAGCTGCGCCAGGTCACCCGCAGCCTCGACCTGCCGAGCCTCGTCGCGGAGCTGCGCTCGGCGGTGCTCGACGAGGCCCTGCCCGGGGCGGTGCGCGACGGCGCCGCGGCGCAGCTGGCGCGCCTCGCGGCGGCCGGGGTGCCCGGCGCCGACCCGGCCGGCTGGTGGGCCGCGCTCCCGCTGTCGGACGAGGCCCCCCTGCGCGGCGCCGACGAGGTCGTCGAGGTCTCGCCCTCGCGGGTCGAGGCGTTCGTGCGCTGCGAGCTGCGCTGGCTGCTGGAGTCGGTCGGCGGCCAGGGGCCGGAGGCGGCGAGCCAGGCCGTCGGCAGCCTCGTGCACGACGTCGCCGCCGTCGTCGGCGCCGGCGGCGGACCGGTGACCCGCGAGGCCCTGCTCGCCGAGCTGGAGCGCCGCTGGCCGTCCCTCGACCTCGGGAGCCCCTGGTACTCCGCGCAGCAGCGGGGCCGGGCCGAGGCCATGGTCGACCGGCTGCTCGCCTGGTGGTCGGCGAACGGACGGGAGCTCGTGGCCGTCGAGCGCGCCTTCGCGGTCGACCTGCCGCTGGAGGGCGGCGGCGCCGCCCGGGTGACCGGCCGGGTCGACCGGCTCGAGCGCGACGCGCAGGGCCGCGCGCACGTGGTCGACCTCAAGACCGGCTCGTCCAAGCCCCGGGCCGACGAGGTCGGCGAGCACCCGCAGCTGGGGGCGTACCAGCTCGCCGCCGACCGCGGCGCCTTCGCCGAGGAGGGCCTGCACGGCGCGGGCGGGGCGAGCCTGGTGCAGCTGGGCGCTGCCGGCGGCAAGCGCGGCGCGGTGCAGGAGCAGCGCCCGCTCGACGAGGCGGAGGCGCCGGACTGGGCGGGGCGCCTCGTCGCGCGCGTCGCGACGGGCATGGGCGGCGCCGCCTTCACCGCCCGCGAGAACGAGCTCTGCGAGCGCTGCCCGGTGCGCACCAGCTGCCCGCTGCAGGAGGACGGGAGGCAGGTGGTCGCGCCGTGA